The following is a genomic window from Sutcliffiella horikoshii.
GGGCCCATTCTTCTACGAGACCACCCTCAGCGTTAAGTCCTTTTTCATCAATTAGTTTATCCAGCTTGGAAGCTTTCTTTTTCTTCTTCCCTCTTCTTTCATGCACCACGATGGTACCGGCTACGAGGTCCCCTAATCGTTTATGCTTGGAATGGAAGAAGATCATCAGCATTCCAACTAGATAGTTCGCAGGTAACATATCAATGATTCGCAGAAAGTTACGGATTAAGCTGGAAAGCAAGGTGATGCTGTGCCCATTTTCTTGAATGACACGGATCCCAAGCATCTTTTTCCCAAATGTTCTTCCCCCTGTAAAATACTCAAGCAAGAAGTAATAGCTCCAATTCAATAAAAACATCAGTATGATAACTCCTGCAAACATATAAGATGGCATGTCCGTTTCAACATACTCAAATATACTTGCATTCAATCCTAAAATTAGTGCAATGACAATTAATATATTTACAATCACCAACAATATGGTATCAAGTATAAAGGCTGCTGCACGGCTACCTAAGCCAGCAGAGTGAAACTGCAAAGAAACATATTCGGGAGTTTTTATATCTACTTGTTCTGTCTTCAAGTTGATTCCCACTTTCTATGGATAAATTTTACTTTAAGGTGTTTCTATTTCTCTATAATATTACTATAATATAGAAGATAGATGAAAATGAGACACGAGGTGTAAAAGATGAATGTCAAACAATTTATTAAACAGCATCGTGACCAGTGGAAGGAGCTAGAAAAACTAGCATCCGATTTACATAAGCGCAAACATATTACTGGGAAGAACCTCGAGCGATTCCACAGTCTCTACCAAAAGGCAGCACAGCACCTTTCTTATAGCCAAACTTATTTTCCAGAAGAAGAAGTTACTTCGTATCTTAATGGTCTAGTTTCAAAATCTCATAATCTGTTATACAAAGATCAGATTACGAGCTGGAAGCAAGCGAGCGACTTTTTTGGCCATAAGTTTATTGGCCTCCTTTATGAACAATGGAAATTTGTCGTGTTGGCTATGCTCCTCTTTACAATAGGCGGACTTGGGAGTTATTTTGCCGTCCTTTCTGATCCTCTTTATTTGTACTCCGTTCTTCCGGGAGACATGGCACAAAACTTTGATCCTGAAAAATTAGGAGACAGTGACGGAATGGTGGATGCCCCTGTGATGTCTGCGAGTATATTGACCAATAATATTCAGGTTGCCATACTTGCATTCGCCGGCGGGATAACCTTTGGTTTGTTGACTGTCTATGTATTGATCTACAATGGGATTATTGTAGGCGCAATTGCTGCCTTGTTTTGGCATTATGATATGACATATGAGTTCTGGGCTTATATTGTTCCACACGGGATGATTGAACTGACAGCGATTTTCATAGCAGGCGGCGCTGGATTATTAATGGGGTACAAGCTTTTTGTACCTGGTGAATATTCTAGAGGCTATCAGTTGAAGCGGAATGCCAAACGTTCTGTGCAATTGTTAATTGGAACAATACCGTTGTTTATCATAGCAGGGATAATTGAAGGTTTCATCACCCCTGCCGCGATTTCGTTGGAAGCTAAGTACCTGGTTGCGGGACTGACTGTTATCGGCTTAATACTTTATGTTGCACTAGGCAGTCTTAAACTTCGCAAAGCCCAGTTACAATAACCCTCTGTTCATGGTATCGATATAATGGGATACAGCGGTTGTTGCAAGCCGTTCTTCACGGGCCTCCACCATTAGGAGGCCCTGTTTTTCCCATTTGCCTTTTTCTCGTTTTTTCGTTAATAGTTGTTGCTGCGCGACCCCTTTTATCATTGTTTCTTCTAAAGAGGTAACAGGAGCCCCTGCTCTTTTCCCCAATATCTCGTCTTCTACCCCAATCATGAAAAAGAGATGCCTTTGTCTTATTCTCTTAAGGTAGATCAGGGCGCTTTCCTCATGCAGAAATGTTTTAACATCACTGAATAAAAGGATAAGGCTTCGCTTCTTTTGAACAAGCTGTAAGTATTGAAATACTTCAGCATAGTTGGATTCTGCTGCATCAACTTGAACGTTATAAATGGTTTTCAAGATTGTTTGCAAATGAGGCATCCCTTTTGCGGGTGGAATATATGCTTTTACATTTTTAGAAAATGCAAGTACTGCAACATAATCCCCTTTTTGTAATGCAGCTGCAGCAACAGTTAATGCTGCTTCTAAAGATCTCTCCAAACGATTCCCCTTTTTCAGTTCTGCCCCCATCATTCTTCCACAATCGATGAGTATGGTAATGTATTTACCGTGTTCTGGTTCATACTCATTTGTCATGACTTCCTGTAATTTGGCCGTTTGGCGCCAGTTTATCTTCCTTGGATCATCCCCTACCACGTAAGAACGTATTTTAGAAAATTCCCCAACGCCACTTTTTTGCTTTCGAATAGTAACTCCTTCATGAATCAGAAATTTTTGGGCATTCTCCAAGTACTGTTTGGCCTCCGTCATATCAGGAATTACTTTTATCATTTCTTTCTCTTCAAATACCATTTGCTTTTGCCAGAGACCGATTCGACTTTGATATCGTAGATGCAGCTTTGTGACATGATACTCGCCTCTTACAGGCGCAGTAGTATAGTAGGTAAATTGTTTTCTACTGTTTTTTACGACCATTCCGGTAAAAGGAAAAGGTCGAGAAAAGGACTGGGGTATACCATCTTTTATTTCAACTTTCATGTCATGTTCGGTTGGATTTTCCACCATAATGTTGACAGGATAATTAATCCCCCGCTCCATATCGCCGGGAATGCTTCTCGACATTCTGAGTCTTTTTTTACTTGGGGTAAGTACAAGGTCCACCAAGCTGAAAAGAATAAAGAACACATTTATCAGTAAGACAACCGGCCAAGAAATGGTTACAAAAAAACTCAATACAATAAAAGTCAGAGATAGTAAACAAAATAAAAGTACTAGTCTACTAGTAGGTAATATCCCTTTATCTTGGAACAGGAATCGACCCCACAAGTTCTTCAATGATTTGTTCAACAGTCGCTCCCTCCAATTCCGTATGAGGAGATAATTGAATACGGTGACGAAGGGCAGGTTTTGTCACCATTTTAATATCATCAGGGGTTACATAGTTACGGTTGCTCAAGTAAGCCCATGCTTGTGCAGCTCTTCCGATTGAGATCCCCGCACGTGTGCTGGCACCGAATCGAATGGAATCAGATTCTCGCGTTTTACGGACAATTTGCATCATGTAATCCAGGATGCTTTCGCTAAGGGTAACTTGTTGAATTTCTTTTCTGATGCTTAGGAAGGTTTCCATGTCTAATACCGGCTCAACATCAGTATGAGTAAATTTATTTTCCATTACTTGTTTCAGTACTGCGGTTTCTTCTTCAAGACTTGGAAAATCAATATGTAACTTGAAAAGAAAACGGTCTTGTTGTGCCTCCGGAAGCGGGTATGTTCCTTCAAATTCTATAGGGTTCTGAGTGGCAACAACAAAAAATACATCCGCTAAAGGAAACGTTTCCCCTTGAATGGTGACTTGTTTCTCTTCCATCGCCTCAAGAAGTGCAGCTTGTGTTTTTGCAGGGGTTCTATTAATTTCATCTGCAAGTAGGATGTTGGTGAAAATAGGTCCCTTCAAGGTTTCAAATGCGCCTTCTTTCATATTGTAAATCGAACTTCCTGTAATATCACTCGGCAGTAAATCTGGGGTAAACTGAATGCGATTGAATTTACCGCCCAAAAGGCTTGCTAGAGTCCTTACCATTTGGGTTTTTCCGGTGCCGGGCACTCCTTCTAATAAAACGTGCCCGCCTGCTAGAACGGAAGATAGTAAGAGTTTCAGATTTAAATGTTGACCTAATATTCTTTCCTCATATTTTTCAAGAAGAGATGCTAATTCTACTTTCATCCCTCTTCCACCTCTTTCCTTAATATATCAAGCTTTTTAGACCATTCTAGATACTCTTGTTTTGTAATTTTCTCTTTTGCTAACACTTGTGTTAATTGATGGATTAATAAATCTATTTTCCCATCTTCCATCGTTTTCCACCTTTTATGCAAGAAAACGGCACACTCTTTCCACTCTCGGTTATATGGAATCCCCCATCTTTCTTGCAATAAATATTTTACATACTCGGCCTGCGTGGTCAGGGAATCCTGATAGGCATTTCCTTTCAAGTACCATGCAGCTAACGCTCGAAGGCTTTCATCACTAAATCTGACTGTTTCCTCACGAGGCTGTAAAATCGGACCAAACCTTTTTCCCTGTTTCCAAAGTAAAAATATTGCGATTAATATTCCTTGGAAGAGCAACAGCAAAAACCAATCCTGATAAACGTCAAAGGAAGAGGACCCTGTGTCTCCGTGATTGTACTCATCAAAAAGGATAGATACCTCATTGTTTAACCCATCTTGTTGAACCAATCCAAGAACAAGTGGGAGATGATCCTTTTGTAAGATGTCTTGATTTGTTAGCCAATGAGGCGTCAATGCTACGATGAGTGTTCCCTCTCCATACTTCTGCTTAACGGCTACATCCCCGAGTTGATCGGAAAGAAGTATCTCATCTTCCTCTCCCGGTTCTAACCTCACAGGCGAATAAACGTTCCCTACAAGGTTGGTTCCACTGGAATCATTGATGGTTTGCTCCGGAAGCATTGTTTCAACAAAGGTTGTTCGAATATCAAAAAATCCTTTTGGATTATTTTTCAATAAAAAGATCGTGTTGCCTTTTTCCATAAAGTCAATATAAGATGCCATCTCTTTTGAATCGGGAGTAAAATATGGTTCTACCATCAACAATACCTGTTTTCCCTGTGATTCAGGAAGTAAGGCTGGAGGCTGTTCCCATCTTCTCACCATTTCCAATTCGTTGTCCAAGTAGGTGTAGAAAGCTTTCAACCCATTAGGTGAAGGAGACGTTGAATCGTAAGGTGAGAATTCCTGTGGCTTTTGCGATAGAACGAAGAAGGAGCAGATGGTAAAAAGAACGACTAGCACTCCAAACCATATCCATCCTTTTTTCTTAGCAGTATTTACTTTCAAGTCCCACCCTCCTTCCTTCTATATTTCTTGATGTGAATCATTTATCCACTTTAATGCGACATCTCTAAAGAATAGATAATCGTCTTTTTCTATTTTTTGTTTGCCATATGTTGCTCGATCGAACAATAAAGCAAAATTGAAGAAGAACTCAGCCAGGTCTTTTTGTTCTCTTCTTAACTCATCATAATACTCCCAATTCGTTTTCCATATTTTCGCTTCCAGCCATTGCCGTTCATGGAAGTTCAAAAGTAAGCCAAGAAAAAGGTGTCTTGTAGCAAGCGAGTAGTCTTCCATTTCTTCAAACCTTTTCGCCTCATCAACATGTTGCTGAAAAGACCACTCTAACTCCACACCAGATTGAAAAGGCTTGTTTTTTTTATTCCGACCAAAACGGTTACTTTTTACAAGGTACGTAATGACGAAAGCGGTTAATATTACGATTACTAGGATGATGACGAGAACCATTATGTTCCCTGCTGTTCCGCTTGTATTTTCCATGGATGGGAAAAGGCGTGAAAGTAAATCTGCTAGCCATGCCTTAAATTCGTCCCACCAAATTTGCAGGGTGTTTCTAGAATCAAGATAGTATACTTGATATTCCTGTCCGTCTAGGATTTCTTCCAGTTGTTCTCTTGCTTCTGGTTCTTTAAGCACGATAAATATCACCTGCCCTTTCCAAAGGAATCGGGTTTAACTAATATGGTAATCATCAATCAGATCTCTCAAATCATCTGCGTCATGACGAAGTTTTAAATCTAAATAAATAACGGCGTATCCTACTGCCATAATGAGGGTGGTAAACAGAGTTGTAAAACTGACTATTAATCCAAGTAGAACACTGTTTCCAAGAAAAGCAGAGAACGATAACTCTATTGCTACAGCTATGGATGTGGTAATTAAAAAGAAAATGATATAAAGTCCTATCAATTTAAATGTTCTACCTTTGGATAGTCTCCAGCTTCTTGTTAACCCGGGAGAGTTCTTGTCCAATACTACTGAGCCGAAGAAGAAACTCCATCTTGTAAGGAGAAACGCACCGATTAAGAACAAACTGATAGTCAGCACGATAGAAACGATAACTCCTGCTATAACATCTATAGCGAAGAAAATAATGGGAATAAGTACGCCTAGAAGTATAAATCCAAAAATGATACTAAACGCGATGATAACGTATAACAGAGATGAACCAATCAACGGGAAAAAGCGCCCAAACGCCTGTTTGACAACTGTACTAACGGTAAACTCTCGATTATGTTTAATATGATTTACGCCAAATAAAATGGCAGCTTGAGCAACAGGATATGTAAACAATACTAATAAGGAAACAAGTGCTATTCCCATGTCAGCTGCAAGATTAGAAGATAAAGAGGCTTCTTCGGCCAATTCCAAATTTCTTATCATCTCTTCATACCAAGCTCCCCCGCCGCCTTCTTGTCTGAAAAAACTTTTACCGGCAGCCAATTCAATAATTGCTTGCAGAAGGTAGATTGGTCCAACTAAAAGTAATAAGATGATGAAAAAATCTTTAAACTTGTATTTACTGATTTTAAATGTTTGATCCAGGATTTCCCCGAACCCTTTTGGTTTGTTAAAATTACTGTTCATTCCATTTCCTCCCTTAAACTATTCCAAATGTTGTCATATCGACTATTTTACCATTAATCTAGCAAAATTCGAGAAATAAATTGCGGAAATGTGTAGATTTAAAAAATATGAAAAGCCGCTCTCCTGTGGGAAGAACGGCTTTTTGTAATTCGGCTTTTTATTTGTAGAAGACTTTTTCCACATTATACTTTGCGTGAAGTGTGTTAGCGATGTACGTTTCATAAATTTCTCTTTCCATTGGATCCTCAACGATACACACGTCAATGCGATACACTTCATCACGGTGGTTTTTGATTGGGGATACATTGTCCTCAAAATGCTTTTTAATTCGTTGGCGAAGCTTTCTCGCTTTTCCAACAAATAATAAATCTTCATTTATATTAAAGAACATATAAATTCCGCCTTGATCGCGTGGAATTTTATGAAAATCAATAAAGCCATTTATCGGTGTAATAATTGGTTCATCATTTGTACGAATCTGCTGGCGTTCCGTAATGGATACACTAGGATTTGGTATGGTAATTTTTATCATAGTAAGTCACGTCCTCTTTT
Proteins encoded in this region:
- a CDS encoding RDD family protein — translated: MKTEQVDIKTPEYVSLQFHSAGLGSRAAAFILDTILLVIVNILIVIALILGLNASIFEYVETDMPSYMFAGVIILMFLLNWSYYFLLEYFTGGRTFGKKMLGIRVIQENGHSITLLSSLIRNFLRIIDMLPANYLVGMLMIFFHSKHKRLGDLVAGTIVVHERRGKKKKKASKLDKLIDEKGLNAEGGLVEEWALKSLGAKEWKLLKTYADRLDSLSTDDRIVLTRKMADILFPKIGLDPSSKHYDELEDMLLVLYLQMKDEWEYEL
- a CDS encoding stage II sporulation protein M, which gives rise to MNVKQFIKQHRDQWKELEKLASDLHKRKHITGKNLERFHSLYQKAAQHLSYSQTYFPEEEVTSYLNGLVSKSHNLLYKDQITSWKQASDFFGHKFIGLLYEQWKFVVLAMLLFTIGGLGSYFAVLSDPLYLYSVLPGDMAQNFDPEKLGDSDGMVDAPVMSASILTNNIQVAILAFAGGITFGLLTVYVLIYNGIIVGAIAALFWHYDMTYEFWAYIVPHGMIELTAIFIAGGAGLLMGYKLFVPGEYSRGYQLKRNAKRSVQLLIGTIPLFIIAGIIEGFITPAAISLEAKYLVAGLTVIGLILYVALGSLKLRKAQLQ
- a CDS encoding DUF58 domain-containing protein, which translates into the protein MNKSLKNLWGRFLFQDKGILPTSRLVLLFCLLSLTFIVLSFFVTISWPVVLLINVFFILFSLVDLVLTPSKKRLRMSRSIPGDMERGINYPVNIMVENPTEHDMKVEIKDGIPQSFSRPFPFTGMVVKNSRKQFTYYTTAPVRGEYHVTKLHLRYQSRIGLWQKQMVFEEKEMIKVIPDMTEAKQYLENAQKFLIHEGVTIRKQKSGVGEFSKIRSYVVGDDPRKINWRQTAKLQEVMTNEYEPEHGKYITILIDCGRMMGAELKKGNRLERSLEAALTVAAAALQKGDYVAVLAFSKNVKAYIPPAKGMPHLQTILKTIYNVQVDAAESNYAEVFQYLQLVQKKRSLILLFSDVKTFLHEESALIYLKRIRQRHLFFMIGVEDEILGKRAGAPVTSLEETMIKGVAQQQLLTKKREKGKWEKQGLLMVEAREERLATTAVSHYIDTMNRGLL
- a CDS encoding AAA family ATPase, whose product is MKVELASLLEKYEERILGQHLNLKLLLSSVLAGGHVLLEGVPGTGKTQMVRTLASLLGGKFNRIQFTPDLLPSDITGSSIYNMKEGAFETLKGPIFTNILLADEINRTPAKTQAALLEAMEEKQVTIQGETFPLADVFFVVATQNPIEFEGTYPLPEAQQDRFLFKLHIDFPSLEEETAVLKQVMENKFTHTDVEPVLDMETFLSIRKEIQQVTLSESILDYMMQIVRKTRESDSIRFGASTRAGISIGRAAQAWAYLSNRNYVTPDDIKMVTKPALRHRIQLSPHTELEGATVEQIIEELVGSIPVPR
- a CDS encoding DUF4350 domain-containing protein; the protein is MKVNTAKKKGWIWFGVLVVLFTICSFFVLSQKPQEFSPYDSTSPSPNGLKAFYTYLDNELEMVRRWEQPPALLPESQGKQVLLMVEPYFTPDSKEMASYIDFMEKGNTIFLLKNNPKGFFDIRTTFVETMLPEQTINDSSGTNLVGNVYSPVRLEPGEEDEILLSDQLGDVAVKQKYGEGTLIVALTPHWLTNQDILQKDHLPLVLGLVQQDGLNNEVSILFDEYNHGDTGSSSFDVYQDWFLLLLFQGILIAIFLLWKQGKRFGPILQPREETVRFSDESLRALAAWYLKGNAYQDSLTTQAEYVKYLLQERWGIPYNREWKECAVFLHKRWKTMEDGKIDLLIHQLTQVLAKEKITKQEYLEWSKKLDILRKEVEEG
- a CDS encoding DUF4129 domain-containing protein, whose translation is MLKEPEAREQLEEILDGQEYQVYYLDSRNTLQIWWDEFKAWLADLLSRLFPSMENTSGTAGNIMVLVIILVIVILTAFVITYLVKSNRFGRNKKNKPFQSGVELEWSFQQHVDEAKRFEEMEDYSLATRHLFLGLLLNFHERQWLEAKIWKTNWEYYDELRREQKDLAEFFFNFALLFDRATYGKQKIEKDDYLFFRDVALKWINDSHQEI
- a CDS encoding VIT1/CCC1 transporter family protein, with product MNSNFNKPKGFGEILDQTFKISKYKFKDFFIILLLLVGPIYLLQAIIELAAGKSFFRQEGGGGAWYEEMIRNLELAEEASLSSNLAADMGIALVSLLVLFTYPVAQAAILFGVNHIKHNREFTVSTVVKQAFGRFFPLIGSSLLYVIIAFSIIFGFILLGVLIPIIFFAIDVIAGVIVSIVLTISLFLIGAFLLTRWSFFFGSVVLDKNSPGLTRSWRLSKGRTFKLIGLYIIFFLITTSIAVAIELSFSAFLGNSVLLGLIVSFTTLFTTLIMAVGYAVIYLDLKLRHDADDLRDLIDDYHIS
- a CDS encoding nucleotide excision repair endonuclease; this translates as MIKITIPNPSVSITERQQIRTNDEPIITPINGFIDFHKIPRDQGGIYMFFNINEDLLFVGKARKLRQRIKKHFEDNVSPIKNHRDEVYRIDVCIVEDPMEREIYETYIANTLHAKYNVEKVFYK